One Tamlana carrageenivorans genomic region harbors:
- a CDS encoding PaaI family thioesterase, with translation MKLSKEAVLARANAVCKNTLMETLDIEIIDFGDDFILGKMPVTSKVYQPDGVLHGGATAALAETMGSFAVQILMHNKDVFVRGIEISANHLKSVKEGFVYARAVYLHKGRTTQLLEIRVTDDHDNLISLCKLTTIALPKSK, from the coding sequence ATGAAATTATCTAAAGAAGCTGTACTCGCTAGGGCCAATGCCGTTTGTAAAAACACTTTAATGGAAACCTTAGATATAGAAATTATCGATTTTGGTGATGATTTTATACTAGGTAAAATGCCTGTAACTTCAAAAGTATATCAGCCCGATGGTGTGTTACATGGCGGTGCTACTGCAGCACTTGCTGAAACCATGGGGAGCTTTGCTGTACAAATTTTAATGCATAATAAAGATGTGTTTGTTAGAGGTATCGAGATTTCTGCAAACCACCTAAAAAGCGTAAAAGAAGGGTTTGTTTATGCACGTGCTGTATATCTGCACAAGGGAAGAACTACTCAGCTCTTAGAAATACGTGTCACAGACGACCATGATAATTTGATTTCGTTGTGTAAATTGACTACTATTGCACTCCCAAAATCTAAATAA